Genomic window (uncultured Desulfovibrio sp.):
AAGTCGGAACGGGCCATGGCGCACACGCAGCCATTGGGGCAGCCGTCGAACTTGAACTTGAACTTGTAGGGGAAGGCCGGACGGTGCAGTTCGTCCTGATAGTCCTGGGTGAGCTGATAGCACATGTCCTGCGTATTGTAGCAGGCATATTCGCAGCGGGACTGCCCAAGGCAGGCCGCCGGGGTACGCAGGTTGGAGCCGGAGCCGCCCAGGTCATTGTGCAGCTTGTGGGTCAGCTCGTGGAAGATTTCTTCCAGCTGGGGGGTCTGGGTGCCCAGCAGCACGATGTCACCGGTGGAGCCGTGCATATTGGTCAGGCCGGAGCCGCGCAGATCCCAGATATTGCACAAGGCACGGAGAAATTCCGTATTGTAGTACTTGCCGGACGGCTGGGCCACGCGGATGGTGTGGAAGTGGGCCACGCCGGGGAACTTTTCGGGCTGGTCGCAGTAACGGCCGATGACGCCGCCACCGTAACCGAACACGCCCACGATACCGCCGTGCTTCCAGTGCGTTTCCTTGTCTTCATAGGACAGTTCCAGAAGGCCCAGAAGATCGTCGGGAGCGTCCGCGGGAATCTGATAGTCCAGCCCGTCAGGGTTGGCCGCGCGGTGGGCCGCTTCCTGCTTGATGTCGGACACAAAGCTCGGCCAGGGGCCGCTTTCCAGCTGATCCAGCAGAGGGGTTGCATGTTTCAACATTCGCCATACCTCCATTTACTAGCGCAACGATTTTTCGTTTATATGGACTGCCATTCCAGTATGACAGCATGACATCGATGCCCGTCTGACAGCACCAGCATTACCGATTTTCGTTGTTCCGCACAAGAAAAATTTGGTTGATTAAATCACTATACAGCATGGTTATGGAAAAAATACGCTGCGGCGCGGCACGCTGCGCTGCGGATGCCCCAGATTATTTTTCAACGATATTTCGTTTATAAACGCCCTTTTTCTTGATTTTTCTTGCCAATTCTCTTCCCGGATATAACGATATTTCGTTTTAACAATATACAGCATCATCCCGCCCAGCCCCGGAGGACCGCAGCGCACACAATTGGTGCAAAAAATAAGATACTCAGGAAAAGGAGCAGAAATGGCTGTGGGGCCAGTGCTGCGCAAGCCAGCGCCGCATCATCTGATATTCTTCTGTTGCCAGCCCGGCGTCACAGGCCAGCTGACAGAAAATGCGGGACCGCGAGAGCGCCTGAAGGCGCTCCAGCAGCAGAAAGAGGGAAGGAACCGCCGCGGGCAGACAGGCATCGCCACAAAAAAAGGCTTCGCCCCGGCGGGAAAAGGCCGTCATCAGGGACAGCGCCCCCTGATCGGGCGGCGGAACAATGCGGCACACGTACCAGGCCGTCATGCGCGCCCCCTGGGGCCGTGCTTCCGCTGCCCCGTCTCCCGGACAGTCCTCCGTCACGGCAGACAGCCCGGCAAAAAAGCGCCGGCCGCCGGGGGGCAGCCGCAGCCCCCACTGGTGAAACAGGCGCTGCAATGTCCAGCGGGAAAGGGCCAGGCCGTACAGGCGCTCGATGAGCAGGCCCACCGACTCCCGGTGCCAGAGCGGAAAGGCAATGTCGCTGCGCTCCGGAAGCCCCCGGGCCAGAAGCTGCAACAGGGCAGCGGCCCGCTCCTGCCCGATGAGCGCACCGTGGGGACGCCCCCGTCGCCGGAGGGTCAGGGCCGCCTCCCCTTCCTGCCGGAAGGCCCGCACCCAGCGGGCCACGGTAACGCGCGTCACCCCGAAGACCTCGGCGGCGCGCTGCTGCGTCAGCTCGCCGGAGGTGACGGCCTCCACGGCCTTGCGCCGTATGATGCACAGGATATCCGGGGACAGCGTTCTGCCGTCACGACGCGCCATGCCGCCCTGCTCCCGTCTTTCCGCCCCGCACCGGGGCAATGCCGTACTTCCTGAGCCGCGAACACAGGGTGGTGGGGCTGATGCCCAGCAGACGCGCGGCGCCGCCGTCCCCGTAGATTCTGTTGCCGCAGGCCGCAAGGGCGCGCAGGGTATTGTCCCTGGCCAGCCGGACCATTTCCTGTTCCGTGTACACGTGTTCCTCTGTGCCGGCGCTGCCGCCCTGCTGCGTTGTCTTCAGCACGGCGTGCAGCATGGCGGCGTCCACACGGCTTCCCGTGGCCGTCAGCACCACGCGCATGAACACATTGCGCAGCTCGCGCAGGTTGCCCGGCCAGGCATAGTCCCGCAGCAGCTGCCAGCAGTCTTCCGGCAGCTGCGGGCAGGGCCGCTTGTACTGACGGGCCAGGGATTGCAGAACCCGCTGCGCCAGCAGGGGGATATCCTCCCTGCGCTGGCGCAGGGGGGGCACGTCCAGGGAAAAGACATTGAGATAATAGAACAGGTCTTCCCGGAAGCTGCCCTGCCGGACCCGCTGGGGCAGGCTGGGATCAGCCGAGGCCATGAAGCGCGTGTGCAGGGGCTGGGGATTGGGTTCCCCCATCTTCCGGAATTCCCGGGAACGGAGGATGCCCAGCAGCTTGCGCTGCACCAGCGGCGGCAGGTCCTGAATATTGTCAAAAAAGAGAGAGCCGCGCCGTGCAGCCTCCAGAAAGCCGATGACGCCGGTTCCCTCCGTTGTGGCGGAGCCGAAGAAATCCCGTTCAAAATGTTCTTCGGAAAGGCGGGTGCAGTCCACCCTGACCAGCGGTCCCCCGGCCGCAGGACTCTGCCGGTGCAGTTCCCTGGCCACACTGCCCCGGCCGGACCCCACTTCTCCCACGATAAGCACGGGAATGGACGCATAGGCAACCTGCCGTATCCTGTCCCGCAGCTCGCGCATGGCCGGACCGTCTCCCAGCAGGGCTTCGTCCGAGGGCGCCATATCGGCCCGCAGATAGACATTTTCGATTTCCAGGCAGCGCTTCAGGCGGGCCAGCTCCTCAAAGGCCTGGGCATTGGCAATGGACACGGCCAGATATTCCGCCACAAGGCGCAGGCTGTCCATTTCCGGCGCTTCATGCCGCTGCCGGCTGAACAGGGCCAGCACGCCCAGCATGGTCCCCTTGTGCACCAGCGGAAGGCCCAGAAAGGTCTGAATCCCCTCCGCCTCGATCCACTGCGGATCACTCACCCAGGGCATGCGGGGGGAAACCCCGTCCACATGAAAGGCCTGACCGGATTGTGCAATGCGGCCCACCTTGCCCCGCCCCAGGGGAAAGCGCTGGAACTTCCCGTCAAGGGCCGTCCACTCCTGCCCGCCGCAACGGGACCGCCCGGAACTGGCCACCAGCCGCAGGCACTGCCGATGGTCCGTGCAGTCATAGAACTGCCGGCAGGTGGCACAGAGGTCGGGCGTGCTCTGCTCCAGCAGCCATATCCGGCACAGGGCCGTACCGGGCAGACGGCCCAGGGTGCCGGCCACCAGAGAGAACACCTGCTCAAGGGTATGGCACTGGGCCATCTTCAGCAGCAGCCAGTGCACATTGCCCAGCGAGGGCACCCCAGGCGCGCCGTCCGCCGGCCGCACGGCATGGCCGTCGGCATGGGAAGGAAAGGGCGCTGTGGTCATGCCGGCATCATCCTGACACCTGCCGCCCTGCTCCGGCCGGGACGGCTTGTCCTCCCCTGCCGGGCAGGAAGCACCGCCCGGAACGGCCGGCGCAGACGAAGAAACGCCGGCA
Coding sequences:
- a CDS encoding helix-turn-helix domain-containing protein, yielding MARRDGRTLSPDILCIIRRKAVEAVTSGELTQQRAAEVFGVTRVTVARWVRAFRQEGEAALTLRRRGRPHGALIGQERAAALLQLLARGLPERSDIAFPLWHRESVGLLIERLYGLALSRWTLQRLFHQWGLRLPPGGRRFFAGLSAVTEDCPGDGAAEARPQGARMTAWYVCRIVPPPDQGALSLMTAFSRRGEAFFCGDACLPAAVPSLFLLLERLQALSRSRIFCQLACDAGLATEEYQMMRRWLAQHWPHSHFCSFS
- a CDS encoding sigma 54-interacting transcriptional regulator, encoding MTTAPFPSHADGHAVRPADGAPGVPSLGNVHWLLLKMAQCHTLEQVFSLVAGTLGRLPGTALCRIWLLEQSTPDLCATCRQFYDCTDHRQCLRLVASSGRSRCGGQEWTALDGKFQRFPLGRGKVGRIAQSGQAFHVDGVSPRMPWVSDPQWIEAEGIQTFLGLPLVHKGTMLGVLALFSRQRHEAPEMDSLRLVAEYLAVSIANAQAFEELARLKRCLEIENVYLRADMAPSDEALLGDGPAMRELRDRIRQVAYASIPVLIVGEVGSGRGSVARELHRQSPAAGGPLVRVDCTRLSEEHFERDFFGSATTEGTGVIGFLEAARRGSLFFDNIQDLPPLVQRKLLGILRSREFRKMGEPNPQPLHTRFMASADPSLPQRVRQGSFREDLFYYLNVFSLDVPPLRQRREDIPLLAQRVLQSLARQYKRPCPQLPEDCWQLLRDYAWPGNLRELRNVFMRVVLTATGSRVDAAMLHAVLKTTQQGGSAGTEEHVYTEQEMVRLARDNTLRALAACGNRIYGDGGAARLLGISPTTLCSRLRKYGIAPVRGGKTGAGRHGAS